The Cololabis saira isolate AMF1-May2022 chromosome 20, fColSai1.1, whole genome shotgun sequence genome includes a window with the following:
- the LOC133420888 gene encoding NLR family CARD domain-containing protein 3-like translates to MNPALLEDDIVMFVKDQLKKIQKVLSPDYPESSESLEEDEDEEQESIRETLVKITVKFLRRRKQEKLADLLQSNTVAVVCQSKLKDQLQKKHQHVFEGIIKAGKKTRLEQIYTELYITEGGTGEVNDEHEVRQIEAASRKPDRAEMAVRQEDIFKPPPGRDEPIRMVMTKGVAGIGKTVLTQKFSLDWAEGRTNQDIQFLLPFTFRQLNVLREEKFSLVELVHRFFSETKGICNFEGFQVVFIFDGLDEYRLPLDFHNSTIVSDPRRSTSVDVLLTNLIRGNLLPSARLWITTRPAAANQIPPYCVDMVTEVRGFTDPQKEEYFRKRFRDEEKTSRIISHIKTSRSLHIMCHIPVFCWITATVLENVLENVLETREGGELPKTLTEMYIHFLVVQAKLKKVKYDGGAETDPHWSPESRKMMESLGKLAFEQLQKGNLIFYETDLRECGIDIRQASVYSGVFTQIFREESRLYQDQVFCFIHLSVQEFLAALHVHQTFIKSGVNLLEEQRNTDLHQSAVDKALQSPNGHLDLFLRFLLGLSLETNQNLLRGLMTSNQISSQNNQETIKYIKEKISEDLSAERSINLFHCLNELNDRSLVEEVQESLRSGRLSTDKLSPAQWSALAFILLSSGDLEVFDLKKFSASQEALRRLLPVVQASKKVLLSGCHLSEDICPLLSSVLSSQSSSLTELDLSNNHLQDSGLEQLCPGLESPHCHLESLRLSGCHLSEDICPLLSSVLSSQSSSLTELDLSNNDLQDSGLEQLCPGLESPHCHLESLRLSGCLISEEGSSSLVSALTSNPSHLRELDLSYNHPGESAAKLLSRVEDPRWRLDTLRVEPAGQRWLTPGLRKYSCQLTVDTNTVNNKIKLSDDNRKMTRVGEVQSYPDHPDRFDFYPQLLCREVLTGRCYWEVQWSGHVYVSVSYRRISRKGDSDDCRFGGNDHSSRLYCCPGGRYRVYHNNRETSITSSSPCPDSGRAAVYVDVPAGTLSFYEVVSDRLIHLHTFNTSFTGPLCAGFGFWFGSTVSLCPV, encoded by the exons ATgaacccagct ctgctggaggacgacatcgtcatgtttgtgaaggaccagctgaagaagatccagaaggttctgagtccagattacccagaatcctcagagagtctggaggaggatgaagatgaagagcagGAGAGCATCAGAGAGACACTcgtgaagatcacagtgaagttcttgaggaggaggaagcaggagaagctggctgacctcctgcagagca atACTGTTGCTGTCGTTTGTCAATCCAAACTCAAAGATCAGCTGCAGAAGAAGCACCAGCATGTGTTTGAGGGGATCATTAAAGCAGGAAAGAAAACCCgtctggagcagatctacacggagctctacatcacagagggagggaccggagaggtcaacgatgaacatgaagtcagacagattgaagcagcttccaggaaaccagacagaGCAGAAATGGCagtcagacaggaagacatctttaaacccccacctggaagagatgaaccaatcagaatggtgatgacgaagggagtggccggcatcgggaaaacagtcctaacacagaagttcagtctggactgggctgaaggcagaaccaaccaggacatccagttcctgcttccattcaccttcagacagctgaatgtgctgagagaggagaagttcagcttggtggaactagttCATCGATTCTTCTCTGAAACAAAAGGAATCTGCAACTTTGAAGggttccaggtcgtgttcatctttgacggtctggatgagtatcgacttcctctggacttccacaattCTACAATCGTCAGTGACCCCAGaaggtccacctcagtggacgtgctgctgacaaacctcatcagggggaacctgcttccttctgctcgcctctggatcaccacacgacccgcggcagccaatcagatccctccttactgtgttgacatggtgacagaagtcagagggttcactgacccacagaaggaggaatacttcaggaagaggttcagagatgaggagaagaccagcaggatcatctcccacatcaagacatcacggagcctccacatcatgtgccacatcccagtgttctgctggatcactgctacggtcctggagaacgtcctggagaacgtcctggaaaccagagagggaggagagctgcccaagaccctgactgagatgtacatccacttcctggtggtccaggccaaactgaagaaggtcaagtatgacggaggagctgagacggatccacactggagtccagagagcaggaagatgatGGAGTCTCTGGgtaaactggcttttgagcagctgcagaaaggaaacctgatcttctatgaaacagacctgagagagtgtggcatcgataTCAGacaggcttcagtgtactcaggagtgttcacccagatctttagagaggagagcaggctgtaccaggaccaggtcttctgcttcatccatctgagtgtccaggagtttctggctgctctccatgtccatcagaccttcatcaagtctggagtcaacctgctggaggaacaaagaaacACCGACCTCCATCagagtgctgtggacaaggccttacagagtccaaacggacacctggacttgttcctgcgcttcctcctgggtctttcactggagaccaatcagaacctcctacgaggtctgatgacatcaaaccaaataagttcacagaacaatcaggaaactatcaaatacatcaaggagaagatcagtgaggacctgtctgcagagagaagcatcaacctgttccactgtctgaatgaactgaacgatcggtctctggtggaggaggtccaagagtccctgaggtctggacgtctctccacagataaactgtctcctgctcagtggtcggctctggccttcatcttactgtcatcaggagatctggaggtgtttgacctgaagaagttctcagcttcaCAGGAGGCTCtccggaggctgctgccggtggtccaagcctccaagaaagttct actgagtggctgtcacctctcagaggacatctgtccacttctgtcctcagttctcagctctcagtcctccagtctgacagaactggacctgagcaacaaccacctgcaggactctggactggagcagctgtgtcctggactggagagtccacactgtcacctggagtctctcag actgagtggctgtcacctctcagaggacatctgtccacttctgtcctcagttctcagctctcagtcctccagtctgacagaactggacctgagcaacaacgacctgcaggattctggactggagcagctgtgtcctggactggagagtccacactgtcacctggagtctctcag gctgtcaggctgtctgatctcagaggaaggaagttcttctctggtctcagctctgacctccaacccctcccacctgagagagctggacctgagctacaaccatccaggagagtcagcagCGAAGCTTCTGTCTAGAGtggaggatccccgctggagactggacactctcag ggtggagcctgctggacaacgatggctgacaccaggtctgaggaagt attcctgtcaactcaccgtcgacacaaacacagtcaacaacaagatcaaactgtctgatgacaacaggaagatgacacgTGTGGGGGAGGTTCAgtcgtatcctgatcatccagacaggtttgatttcTATCCTCAGCttctgtgtagagaagttctgacgggtcgctgttactgggaggtccagtggagcggaCATGTTtatgtatcagtgagttacagaagaatcagcaggaaaggagACTCTGATGACTGTAGGTTTGGAGGAAACGATCATTCCTCGAGGCTGTACTGTTGTCCAGGTGGTCGGTACCGTGTCTATCACAATAACAGAGAaacatccatcacctcctcatctccatgtccagactctggcagagcagcagtgtacgtggacgttcctgctggaactctgtccttctatgaagtcgtctctgacagactgatccacctccacaccttcaacaccagcttcactggacctctctgtgctggatttggaTTCTGGTTTGGTTCgacagtgtctctgtgtccagtttag